The Anopheles cruzii unplaced genomic scaffold, idAnoCruzAS_RS32_06 scaffold02674_ctg1, whole genome shotgun sequence genome includes a region encoding these proteins:
- the LOC128276837 gene encoding myosin heavy chain, non-muscle-like — protein MAAERAMSVHDSRHNKEYVNSWHRRLGQRDPAALKVKVLQRKQPEKEELLQKQEEMLRKQEKRLKSGYNSGKSACFECKKRTKSLLESMDNSSKEEMSHGLSRKSSYIDQSNGLKGRSFAVSVSQEQSEQKCCGLLVKALGNLEAELDKERKQRAAAVAAKERLENDFKDMEATLEVNNKVMVDVIRERVGLQDKVTKLQQEAKNITQPLDDAEHKTSVAIKGASNLDSQLTESQQLLEEETRKKLILSSKLCQIESEKQALMEQLDVNEKARKSYEKLTESNVTIQDMRKRFEEESKLTKGLEELKRKIQSELEDENSVDLDGAGHGLETEQQARLVAQGATFKQIGRALSEDGARRGREQLQRAQETLARLAE, from the coding sequence ATGGCAGCTGAACGGGCAATGTCAGTGCATGACAGCCGGCACAACAAGGAGTACGTGAATTCGTGGCATCGTAGGCTTGGGCAACGAGACCCGGCAGCTCTGAAGGTTAAGGTGCTTCAACGGAAGCAGCCGGAAAAGGAAGAGTTGTTGCAGAAGCAGGAAGAGATGTTGCGGAAGCAGGAAAAGCGACTAAAGAGTGGGTATAACTCGGGAAAGTCGGCGTGCTTCGAGTGcaagaagcgaacgaaaagctTGTTAGAATCGATGGATAATTCCTCGAAGGAAGAGATGAGTCATGGCTTGTCGAGGAAGAGTTCATATATCGATCAGTCAAATGGTCTGAAAGGAAGATCTTTCGCAGTCAGCGTTAGTCAGGAACAGTCGGAACAGAAGTGCTGCGGGCTTTTGGTGAAAGCATTGGGCAATCTGGAAGCCGAGTTGGACAAAGAACGCAAACAGcgggcggcggcagtggccgcaAAGGAGAGGCTCGAGAATGACTTCAAGGACATGGAGGCAACACTCGAGGTGAACAATAAGGTGATGGTAGACGTCATACGGGAGCGCGTGGGTCTGCAGGACAAGGTCACGAAGCTGCagcaggaagcgaaaaacatcACGCAGCCGTTGGACGATGCCGAACATAAGACTTCGGTGGCCATCAAGGGTGCTAGTAATCTAGATAGTCAACTGACCGAATCGCAGCAACTGTTGGAGGAGGAAACGCGCAAGAAGCTAATCCTCAGTTCGAAGCTGTGTCAGATCGAGTCCGAGAAGCAGGCGCTCATGGAGCAGCTGGATGTGAACGAGAAGGCCAGGAAGAGCTACGAAAAGCTGACTGAGTCGAACGTTACGATCCAGGATATGAGGAAACGCTTTGAGGAAGAGTCAAAACTGACTAAGGGGCTGGAAGAGCTAAAGAGAAAGATTcagtcggagctggaggatgAGAACAGCGTCGATCTGGATGGGGCGGGCCATGGGCTCGAGACGGAGCAACAGGCCAGGTTGGTGGCTCAGGGGGCCACGTTCAAGCAGATCGGACGCGCCCTCTCGGAGGACGGAGCACGGCGAGGACGCGAGCAGCTGCAGCGTGCCCAGGAGACACTGGCACGGTTGGCGGAGTAA